A DNA window from Streptococcus mutans contains the following coding sequences:
- a CDS encoding S1C family serine protease encodes MNNTKSHPFLKWFIPFLVIFLTFILGVISTLTFNWITGNKSFSNNGKTTVSNVIYDTKSNTTKAVKNVKNTVVSVINYQKTDNSYYNYDSGSQEKNKSEDGLGVYGEGSGVIYKKDGDSAYLVTNNHVVKDAEKLEIMMANGKKVVGKLVGSDTYSDLAVIKISSKYVTTVAEFANSDKIKVGEPAIAIGSPLGSDYANSVTEGIVSSLSRTVTSQNENGETISTNAIQTDAAINPGNSGGALINIKGQVIGINSSKIASSNNSNSGVAVEGMGFAIPSNDVVSIINQLEENGEVVRPALGISMANLSEASTSGRDTLKIPSDVTSGIVVLSTQSGMPADGKLKKYDVITEIDGKKVASISDLQSILYKHKKGDKIKLTFYREKDKQTVEIQLTKTSQDLNH; translated from the coding sequence GTGAATAATACGAAATCTCACCCTTTTTTAAAATGGTTTATACCTTTTTTAGTTATTTTTTTAACTTTTATTTTAGGGGTCATATCAACACTTACCTTTAATTGGATAACTGGTAACAAATCGTTTTCTAACAATGGAAAAACAACTGTTAGTAATGTCATTTATGATACCAAATCTAACACTACCAAGGCTGTTAAAAATGTCAAAAATACAGTTGTATCTGTCATCAATTATCAAAAAACAGATAATAGTTATTACAATTATGACAGCGGTTCTCAAGAAAAAAATAAATCAGAGGATGGTCTAGGAGTCTACGGTGAAGGTTCTGGTGTTATCTATAAAAAAGATGGCGATAGTGCTTATTTAGTTACAAACAATCATGTCGTTAAAGATGCAGAAAAGTTAGAAATCATGATGGCTAATGGTAAAAAAGTTGTCGGTAAATTAGTAGGTTCTGATACTTATTCTGATCTGGCTGTTATTAAAATTTCTTCTAAGTATGTTACGACAGTTGCTGAATTTGCTAATTCGGATAAAATAAAAGTTGGAGAACCAGCAATCGCTATTGGTAGCCCTTTAGGCAGTGATTATGCTAATTCTGTAACAGAAGGAATTGTTTCAAGTCTCAGTCGTACAGTAACTTCACAAAATGAAAATGGCGAAACAATTTCAACTAATGCTATTCAAACAGACGCAGCTATTAACCCTGGTAATTCTGGTGGCGCTTTAATTAATATCAAAGGACAAGTTATTGGTATCAATTCAAGTAAAATTGCATCAAGTAATAACTCAAATAGTGGCGTTGCTGTTGAAGGAATGGGCTTTGCAATTCCTTCAAACGATGTTGTCTCTATTATTAATCAATTAGAAGAAAATGGTGAAGTTGTTAGACCCGCTCTTGGTATTTCAATGGCTAATCTTAGTGAAGCTTCAACAAGTGGAAGAGATACTTTAAAAATACCAAGTGATGTCACAAGCGGTATTGTTGTTCTTTCAACACAAAGTGGTATGCCAGCAGATGGGAAGCTGAAGAAATATGATGTCATTACAGAAATTGATGGGAAGAAGGTAGCGTCTATCAGCGATCTTCAAAGTATTCTTTACAAACACAAAAAGGGAGATAAAATTAAACTCACTTTCTATCGCGAAAAAGATAAACAAACAGTTGAGATCCAATTAACTAAAACAAGTCAAGATTTGAATCATTAA
- a CDS encoding ParB/RepB/Spo0J family partition protein: MTEQLKYLNTKDINPNPYQPRLQFKTKELEELAQSIKENGLIQPIIVRKSDIFGYDLVAGERRLKAAKLAGLNKIPVIIKKISDDDSMKQAIIENLQRSDLNPIEEAKAYQNLINRNHMTHDDIAKVIGKSRPYITNSIRLLNLPLHISQALEKGLISQGHARLLLSVEKQDLQDKWFQKILTEQLSVHQIERALKSQTKKEKKPSKDIFLAEKEKELSQSLGLPVVIHYNKKHQGQLKISFSSEEDFNRLMNKLN; the protein is encoded by the coding sequence ATGACTGAACAATTAAAATATCTTAATACTAAAGATATTAATCCAAATCCCTATCAACCTCGACTGCAATTTAAAACTAAAGAATTGGAAGAGTTAGCACAATCTATTAAAGAAAATGGCTTAATTCAACCCATTATTGTTCGAAAATCTGATATTTTTGGCTACGATTTGGTTGCAGGAGAAAGGCGCTTAAAAGCAGCAAAATTAGCTGGATTAAATAAGATTCCTGTTATTATCAAAAAAATTTCTGATGATGACAGTATGAAGCAAGCTATTATCGAAAATTTACAACGTTCTGATCTTAATCCTATTGAAGAAGCCAAAGCTTACCAAAATCTCATTAATAGAAATCATATGACTCATGATGATATTGCTAAAGTAATTGGAAAATCAAGACCATATATTACTAACAGTATCAGATTGTTAAATCTTCCTCTGCACATCAGCCAAGCTCTTGAAAAAGGTCTAATTTCTCAAGGACACGCACGACTTCTTTTAAGTGTAGAAAAGCAAGACTTACAAGATAAATGGTTCCAAAAAATTCTTACTGAACAGTTAAGTGTGCATCAAATTGAAAGAGCACTTAAAAGTCAAACAAAGAAAGAAAAAAAACCTTCAAAAGACATTTTTCTGGCAGAAAAAGAAAAAGAGCTAAGTCAATCATTAGGCTTACCTGTTGTTATTCATTATAATAAAAAACATCAAGGTCAACTTAAAATTTCTTTTTCGTCCGAAGAAGACTTCAACAGATTAATGAACAAGTTAAACTAG
- a CDS encoding YoaK family protein: MTKDYQNFEGLRVAMLLTFMSGFIDAYTFITQGGRFASMQTGNLLYMMMKFADGHFKEAFSFFIPIIFFILGQFFYYFLRKWITPKNLRWHKSSTYVLFILLSVIAIFSPILPSIFTIAGLAFFASIQLATFKRVRGYPYTNTMMTGNIKNAAYLFLKGSVEKNEQIRKQAFYIFMAIIMFMIGVLLSTVMCRYLIKSSLYFLLLPMLALIYFLNKEEAL; the protein is encoded by the coding sequence ATGACAAAAGATTATCAAAATTTTGAAGGTTTAAGAGTAGCTATGCTTCTAACTTTTATGAGTGGTTTTATTGATGCTTATACATTTATTACACAAGGCGGGCGCTTTGCTAGCATGCAAACCGGAAATCTTCTGTATATGATGATGAAATTTGCAGATGGTCATTTTAAAGAAGCTTTTAGTTTTTTTATTCCGATTATTTTCTTTATTTTAGGACAATTTTTCTACTATTTTCTTAGAAAGTGGATTACACCTAAAAATTTAAGGTGGCATAAATCAAGTACTTATGTATTATTTATTTTATTATCTGTTATAGCTATTTTTAGTCCGATTTTACCCTCTATTTTTACGATTGCGGGATTAGCCTTTTTCGCTTCTATTCAACTAGCAACCTTCAAAAGAGTCAGAGGTTATCCTTATACTAATACTATGATGACTGGAAATATAAAAAATGCTGCTTATCTTTTTCTTAAGGGTAGTGTAGAAAAAAATGAGCAGATTAGAAAGCAGGCTTTTTATATTTTTATGGCTATTATTATGTTTATGATAGGCGTTTTACTATCAACTGTTATGTGCCGTTATTTAATCAAAAGTAGTTTATATTTTTTACTTTTGCCTATGTTAGCCTTAATTTATTTTTTAAATAAAGAAGAAGCCCTTTAG
- the rlmH gene encoding 23S rRNA (pseudouridine(1915)-N(3))-methyltransferase RlmH — protein MKVKLITVGKLKEKYLKDGIAEYCKRLKRFTKFELEELPDEKIPNNASQAQNTYILEKEGQRILNKISNREFVIVLAIEGKQFSSEKFSQLLSATMLKGYSDLTFVIGGSLGLSQEVKKRASILMSFGLLTLPHQLMRLVFVEQIYRAFMIQEGSPYHK, from the coding sequence ATGAAAGTCAAATTAATCACAGTTGGTAAATTAAAGGAAAAATATCTGAAAGATGGGATTGCTGAATATTGTAAACGTCTAAAGCGTTTTACTAAATTTGAACTGGAAGAATTACCCGATGAGAAAATTCCAAATAATGCTAGTCAAGCTCAAAATACTTATATTCTTGAAAAAGAGGGTCAGCGAATTCTTAATAAGATTTCTAATCGTGAGTTTGTTATTGTTTTAGCAATAGAAGGGAAGCAATTTTCTTCTGAGAAATTTAGCCAACTTTTATCTGCTACAATGTTGAAGGGATATTCTGATTTGACCTTCGTTATTGGAGGGAGTTTAGGATTATCACAGGAAGTTAAAAAAAGAGCTTCTATATTAATGAGCTTTGGGTTATTAACTCTTCCTCATCAGTTAATGCGTCTTGTTTTTGTAGAACAAATTTATCGAGCCTTTATGATTCAAGAGGGAAGCCCTTACCATAAATAA